The genomic DNA CTCTCTTGTATTGTCTTTCTTCAGTCTTCTATTACTAATGAGCCACACAGAAGAAAGAGACCCAAATAGACAAAATTATCGGGGTAAGAAAAGTTATATCCTAGCTGAAGCATCAAATGAATCAATTAACTTGATTCATGGGCCTCTCTGGTGGTCCTCCTTATCATTATCGATGGATGGATGGAGAATAAAGTGAATGTAGCGAGGAGAAATCTTTATCATCACGCAACCAATTTATGCGTGTCCTTGGCAATTCCGCGGCTCCAActctaaaacataaaataaaataataaataaaagctatTACAATTTACATTACATGCCAGCtaaaaatgaagtaaaaggAGCACGTGCAATCATTCACCGAATCTCCTGGTAGAAAAGAAATTCTACTCCTCCAATAAACTAGGCTGAAGAATCGAATATATAGTTTGAAAATGACACCAGCAAACGTGCATATTACACAATAAAATAGTGTATTTAAGCATTTTATACCCCTATAAACAAACACAACTCCAACCACCAGAGGATTACGAATGACAGCAAATGAATAAGCCATAATTCCAAGGGTCTTAATAAAGTTGCATCAATAGAGGAACAAGGCAAAGCGGCAAAAGACAACCACCCTAGTGATGAAAGCAGCGGGCATTATTTCATAGacttttaaaaacccaaaaagtgAGAAAGTAAATTGAACAACATATAAAGCAATTCATCAAGTAGTTTGCAGAAACTAGGTACATACACACCGACACACTGCACCCTATCATTCCATGGCATTTTGTACACCCAATAAATAGGAGAGTGGCAATGATATGTGTAGAGATAAAATTAGAATGTAATATATGCTTAGAGAAAATGAGAAGACCACAAAATGGAAGACCAACGAATTAACCTTCCATGAATCCACATTGCGTAAACCATATCTATATTTGCATCCCCCCGGTGTACAATGCAGATCAATCTGCTCTCACCCTGTAATGGCAGGGTAGCTTCTATACATGAATTGGATGGATTATTGGCATATAGAAAAAGATAACGATGTCCCCCAGCTCTTTCCGTAGATCCTCTCAGGCTTTCTTTAAGTTTTTACCACTCCCTATAACCTTCATGATCACCTCCTCTTCAGAGCAAAATCCTTCATTATCATTGTACCTCCGTGTAGAAAAAGTATCTGAAGATCTATGGCAGAAAAGCTAGCACTGTAGGAAAACACTGATGAATGTCACAGTTTCCAAACATAATGGTCACGTACTACTCCATGATTCATCTAATGGTGGCAAGCACTCTTCTGGGTTGGCATAGAAATAATCCTCCTCTTTAGGTCTGTCTGGGATCACCAACCTTCTACTCGGGCTCCCCATGCGAAATGCATGAGTTTCCTTCACTGCTGATGAGAACTCATCCCAGCTCAGTGATCCACTATTGTACTGATCTATCAAGCCGACCAGAAGTCCTCTGTCCAATAAAATTGTCTTCTTGAACCCAAGAAATCTGAAGCATTGATAAACAACAGATGTCTCAGTTGAGATGAAATGCTTTTGACACCATTAAAATAAATTAGCATGTAAAAAATTAGTTACTGACAAAGGACAGAAAATTGTGATGTCAAAACCAGTGGTGATTTAAATTCCAAATTACTTTATTCAAAGAAACCACTATACCGGTTAAGGAACGTCAGCATAATTTTCACACAAACAGAACAGAACTGAACTCTTAACAAAACAGTACCTGCGGTGGCCTTCAACAACTTTTGCCATGTTTCCATCATATGTAGGAACAAAAATATCACTCTCCAGTGACACTAGATAATCCAATGCAGCCATCTGGGACGagtgattttgaaaaaacctaagGTCAGACGATTCCAACAGAATCTCCTTTCTGACCTGTATTAAGAAACCCAAGCACAATAGGTTAAGTCACGAAGATAAATAATAACCAAGTAGTAAAAGTCAAAGAGTTCGCCTCAGCTCTATCTACTCACCAATTTTGGATAAGCCTTTGCAAGACTTGCCATTCTCCTTTCTCCACCATATATTTCACCAGCTGCAATATAAATCTGGAAGCTAGGATCAATGTCCAGCGCCCTCAGAGTAAGAGCAGTTTCCTCAGGTGTCAAAGGGCACAAGCCATCTTTCCTTTTCAAGtcagaatttattattttctctttccaCCACGGATAAGCATACCtgtaaaaatatgtaaaatatgaGATGGAATGAGGATGGAATGAAATTTTCAGAGTTCAATAGCTGGTTAAAGAAATACACACAGCTCACCTCATTCTTGTCAACTCCTCCACCTCCTCATTGTTGCAACCTTGAGTACAGCCAGAAAATGCCAACATGTCCATTTCATATCTAAGATGAAGTACTAAGAAAGGACCATTTTTCCTTAAAAGCTTGATAACCCTTTTACCCAACTCCTCTATCTGAGAAGTGAACCTCAGAGCACTAAAATTCACTCTACAACGCAGCTTCTGAATCTCCAAAGGTTGGCCATTATTGGCAAGTCGAGCATCAGTTCTATTTAGATGTACAACCTTGTGCTTCTGTATCAGTGGAAGAATCTGTGTGGCACAAATACAAACAATAACCATTACTTTGAGAACAGAGGTTTCAACAAATTGAAAACATCATAAGTAGGAAATATAAGAATACAAATTGATGAATTGTTGCTATGTTTTGAGTAGATACTAGGTTCGAATCACACCAAGcgaaagagaaaaagatatcTAAACGTTTAAGTTTAAAGATTGGATATCCAACCCAGCTATGGTAGTCATTTTCCATGATATTTAAGTTTTGCATCTTGCAATGTTCTGATATTCTTGCCTGACAGAAGGGGCTAAGGAAACAATAGTATAAAACTAACCTGATAATGATAGTAAGATATGTCCGACCAACTGATTGGAGGCATGGAATAAACAGTTCCTAATTCCACTTTCCTCTTGAGCCTAGGAGGCAATTCTTTCAATATTCGAACTTCATCTCTCAAGGAAGTAATGAAATGATCCACATCAAATATGTCTTGGAACTCACTGCAACATTAATTCATAAATATTCATTTGACACGTAAGAAACAAAATCCTGCTACACAAATGAGGGGAGAAAAGCTATACATCCTTTTAAAACTTGTCAACATTCAATAGCTTCAGATATGTAAGGAGAGAAACGTTGACACACCTGGGATCAGCCCAAAAGGAGGTTTTATCCAGCTCAGGCACTATAAGTGTGACATTTAAATATCTAGCAATAGCAACCATGTCACAAATCTGTACACAGAAATATAAGACTCATTACGATATGAACGTTTTTCCATATTACTAAGGTCATATGCCAATGGAGGCATGCTTCGCTAACCACTCACCGCTGCTCTCATTTGATTGAGTCCTCCATTGCATGAGACCATCAGGTAGCCATTGTTCTTATAAACCCCTAAATAAAACACGCCAAAATTCAATTGAGTCTAATATTGataatcacaattaaaaataaagaaaataaggatATGCCAATGCTTCATAAGGACAGAATATACAAAGAAATCAACATATCTGCAAAAACTCATTAAGTTGCTCTACTGTATTTCATAAATCAGAAAATCTGTCACAAGCTTATGATGACAGTAACTTGGAACAACATCAGTCAGCTCAATATACACTGAAGCTAACGGAAATGGGGCATCAGATATGATAGCTACATTCCGGATGACCAGTTTCTACCTCCAAATGCTACCACGCTAACTCACATTCTATTGGGCAGTCACATCTGCGTCAACAGAATTTCTATCACATGAAAGAACTGAGAACAAAGATTCTCCATAAATGCAAATATCCCAACATCCCCATATAGTCACAAAATGAAAATGGCAAAAGGCTTTTGAAAAGCCCATCTCCTAAAATCATCTCTACCTTAaattaacaaatgaaaatgaaacaaattGAACTTAAATAACCTCCGCATCATCATTCTCAAAATCAAAAGTcattttgaaaaacaattaagaCTAGCCAATATCTTAAAAAACCCATAACAGCGACATAATTTCTAGAATACAACGTTACTTGAGGGATTCAGAAACCAACAGATAATAATATATCCAAAATACCCAgtaaaatcaatcaattcagaaacaaaatttcacaaaaatgcTCACTTTTGGGTGGAAGAACACGCAGCGGAACAAACGGGACGCTGAGGGCATTATTGACGGAGGAGTCCCCGGAGAAACAAGAGGGCCAGCCCTTCAAGACCCTAGGCCCCCACATATCCCCCAACGCCGTCAACTGCACAACGCAGGTCCAGAGCAAAACCGACGTAGTGGCGCGTATCATCCACAGCTTCATCCTCGACCTCGACATCGAGCTCTTCAGCTTCTCAACCCTACTCTCACCCATTGCCTTCAAACCCATCTCGCTCCTCTCCTCCTCCTTATATTCACAACTCTTCCTTTCACTCTTCCTCTCTATCCTGCACATCTCGCTTCTCTTCCCCCCATGCAATAGGATGCGTTTTCATCCAATTCTCTTAATGTACTAGGATCAAGAATTGGaaacagaaagagaaacaaaaagaaaccctAAATTCACAACCAAACTTGGAACCGCGAGAATGTCCTAATAGAGAAAGATCCAAATCCAACCTAAAGCTCACCCAAACTTGCCTCAATTAGCACCATTTCCCCACATCGCTGATTCCTCTCACAAATCTCTCCAAACCCACAGATTCCTTTCCCAATTTTGCACCAAAACTACACTGATTTCCACGCGCATTACCCAAAAGCTTCGATCcgagcaataaaaaaaaaatttataacccCATTCGGATCTAAACAGAAATGGGAGATTGCGAATTAAAAGCTCATCGGAGATCCGGTGGATTTTTCGGTTAGAGATCGATTCCGGTCGCCCCAGAGCCCGGCCCGGCGAGTACACAAGCGCGATTACGAATATAGAGGGTGAGACCGCgagcgagagagaaagagacagaaGGAGGACGTCGATGAATTATTGGGGCAATATTAACAGCGCGGTGGCTATGCGTGGGCGCACGCGACCAAAAGTGCAAAGGAGAGCGAGTCTgggtgtgtgtgagagagagagagagagagagagagagagagaaagcgagaGAGCCGTACACCGCTACTGTGGTTGGGTTGAGGGAGGTTTCGACTTTCATGGTGAGTCCGCCAATAAATGCCAGCCAGCTAGATGGGGATACGGTGGGCCCATGGGAATTAAGTGTCGAGGACGTGTCGAAGATCTGGCCGTGCAAGTTCCACCACGTGGCGATGACTCTGAGAGGTTTAGAGATGTCCGTAGAGGTAGCTGTTTATTGTTCTCCGCCCCGTTTGATTTGGGATTCGCCCGTCCTTTAATCTCGATTTCGATACGCCGACAAATTATCGCGAT from Corylus avellana chromosome ca6, CavTom2PMs-1.0 includes the following:
- the LOC132184036 gene encoding rhamnogalacturonan I rhamnosyltransferase 1-like — encoded protein: MCRIERKSERKSCEYKEEERSEMGLKAMGESRVEKLKSSMSRSRMKLWMIRATTSVLLWTCVVQLTALGDMWGPRVLKGWPSCFSGDSSVNNALSVPFVPLRVLPPKRVYKNNGYLMVSCNGGLNQMRAAICDMVAIARYLNVTLIVPELDKTSFWADPSEFQDIFDVDHFITSLRDEVRILKELPPRLKRKVELGTVYSMPPISWSDISYYHYQILPLIQKHKVVHLNRTDARLANNGQPLEIQKLRCRVNFSALRFTSQIEELGKRVIKLLRKNGPFLVLHLRYEMDMLAFSGCTQGCNNEEVEELTRMRYAYPWWKEKIINSDLKRKDGLCPLTPEETALTLRALDIDPSFQIYIAAGEIYGGERRMASLAKAYPKLVRKEILLESSDLRFFQNHSSQMAALDYLVSLESDIFVPTYDGNMAKVVEGHRRFLGFKKTILLDRGLLVGLIDQYNSGSLSWDEFSSAVKETHAFRMGSPSRRLVIPDRPKEEDYFYANPEECLPPLDESWSST